Proteins co-encoded in one Ziziphus jujuba cultivar Dongzao chromosome 9, ASM3175591v1 genomic window:
- the LOC107428031 gene encoding glutaredoxin-C1 has product MHYQTESWGSYIPATTMTVGGDPLERIERLASESAVVIFSMSTCCMCHAIKRLFCGMGVNPTVHELDEDPIRGKDMEKALMRLLGNSSTAAVLPVVFIGGKLVGSMDRVMASHISGTLVPLLKDAGALWL; this is encoded by the coding sequence atgcATTACCAAACAGAGTCATGGGGGTCATACATTCCGGCAACGACAATGACGGTGGGGGGAGACCCACTGGAGAGAATAGAGAGGCTGGCGTCGGAGAGCGCGGTGGTGATATTCAGCATGAGCACGTGCTGCATGTGCCACGCCATAAAGAGGCTGTTCTGTGGGATGGGTGTGAACCCAACAGTCCATGAGCTGGATGAGGACCCAATCAGAGGCAAAGACATGGAAAAGGCTCTTATGAGGCTTTTGGGGAACTCTTCGACCGCTGCTGTTCTCCCTGTTGTGTTCATCGGTGGCAAACTTGTTGGTTCTATGGATAGAGTTATGGCTTCTCATATCAGTGGCACCCTTGTTCCTCTTCTCAAAGATGCTGGTGCTCTCTGGCTCTAA
- the LOC107428039 gene encoding uncharacterized protein LOC107428039 — MGSAFNPQILVEKLAKLNNSQASIETLSHWCIFHMNKARQVVETWDRQFHCSARDQRLAFLYLANDILQNSRRKGSEFVGEFWKVLPDALRDVIENGDDFGRNAALRLIGIWEERKVFGSRGQILKEELMGRHLENNNRNGKHLNVKLKHSSGAILDKIVSGYQVVYSQMDEESILSKCRNAISCLEKMDKEVGSEINPGQFHGSTFVEEVQGQHAILRDCIEQLTAVEASRATLVSHLREALREQEFKLDQVRNQLQAAQSRSEQSGNIAHPFVNHESLQSRADQGQKEVNTSVAPHSFMAGDREQSAPVMYTKTSSFSEKSGHTEEDPRKSAAAAVAAKLTASTSSAQMLSYVLSSLASEGVIGNPMKESPSDYQSEKRPKLENDQSSYTLPQNSQPPPVPPFPHPDSLPHNLSTNQQFNQEVPPPPPSSSPPPLPPLPPMPQYPVPQFMQTAGSITNAPFSYSMTQQPPGSIPGYPTVGGASLNGIAPYAPPPTSYQSFQGPDGNFYSQPPSMPMAPISRQ, encoded by the exons ATGGGGAGTGCATTCAATCCACAAATTTTGGTGGAAAAGCTGGCCAAGCTCAACAATTCTCAGGCCAGCATAGAAA CTTTATCACATTGGTGTATTTTCCATATGAATAAAGCAAGACAAGTTGTTGAAACATGGGATAGGCAATTTCATTGCTCAGCGCGTGATCAAAGATTGGCTTTCTTGTATCTTGCAAATGATATTTTGCAGAATAGTAGACGAAAGGGTTCCGAATTTgttggtgaattttggaaagtTCTTCCTGATGCTCTTCGTGATGTCATTGAAAATGGAGATGACTTTGGTAGAAATGCAGCACTCCGACTG ATTGGCATTTGGGAAGAGAGGAAAGTTTTTGGGTCTCGGGGGCAAATTCTTAAGGAAGAGCTTATGGGAAGGCATCTGGAAAACAATAATAGAAACGGAAAGCATTTGAATGTTAAACTG AAACATTCCTCTGGGGCTATATTGGACAAAATAGTTTCAGGTTACCAGGTTGTTTACAGCCAAATGGATGAAGAAAGTATATTGAGCAAATGTAGAAATGCTATTAGCTGTCTTGAGAAAATGGATAAGGAAGTTGGTAGTGAAATCAATCCAG GACAATTTCATGGATCCACATTTGTGGAGGAGGTGCAGGGCCAGCATGCTATACTGAGGGACTGTATTGAACAACTCACAGCAGTTGAAGCGTCAAGGGCTACTCTCGTGTCTCATCTAAGGGAGGCTCTTAGGGAGCAG GAATTCAAGCTGGATCAAGTCCGTAACCAACTTCAG GCTGCACAATCTCGGTCAGAGCAGTCGGGTAATATCGCCCATCCATTTGTAAATCATGAGAGTCTGCAGTCACGAGCCGACCAGGGTCAGAAGGAAGTTAACACCTCTGTAGCACCACACAGCTTCATGGCAGGAGATAGGGAACAATCAGCACCAGTAATGTATACTAAGACATCATCTTTTTCTGAAAAATCTGGGCATACAGAGGAAGACCCCCGCAAATCAGCAGCTGCAGCAGTGGCAGCAAAGCTAACTGCATCGACATCCTCTGCTCAAATGCTCTCATATGTCCTGTCTTCCCTAGCATCAGAGGGTGTCATAGGCAATCCAATGAAAGAATCTCCCAGTGACTATCAATCTGAAAAGAGGCCTAAGCTTGAGAACGACCAATCATCATACACGCTGCCTCAGAATTCTCAACCGCCTCCGGTTCCTCCTTTTCCTCACCCGGACTCTCTGCCACACAATCTCTCAACCAACCAGCAATTTAATCAAGAAGTGCCACCTCCTCCCCCATCATCATCTCCTCCTCCACTGCCACCACTACCACCAATGCCGCAGTACCCCGTGCCCCAATTTATGCAGACTGCTGGATCAATAACAAATGCGCCATTCAGCTACAGCATGACCCAACAACCACCTGGCTCGATTCCTGGTTACCCAACAGTCGGAGGAGCTTCTTTGAATGGGATTGCGCCTTATGCACCACCGCCGACTTCTTACCAGAGTTTCCAGGGTCCAGATGGTAATTTCTACAGTCAGCCACCATCCATGCCAATGGCACCAATCTCTCGGCAATAA
- the LOC107428043 gene encoding exocyst complex component EXO70C2, producing MGKELPVPEKTTSFIRREEHHPNTGVDSADNPQPPEPIPEDEDGLEPSDDKNDDVKDKEDHDHQEDENKEKNDVGEDHQETKNDDEEKEENKNSNDEETAPADAADQVVVDEEEDPLITLHKVNEEIDRFVSSSSSSSFHDGPDDPDENAVKTEVVPEFVGMFLDLVEDKAAKHDSIEGRVKWNQLPENGSLFLQTVDRLSKLNKTLCHMKLEEETRSSLINRVGSIQQRAMAYLEEEFRSLMEESKTDHHHHDSDPSGGDNNNNSKDRCQLSASESETTGGDEEEDDNFPGYSNDVVLNLNGIAKEMISGGYESECLEVYMNARRIAFEESLHRLGFEKHSIDDVHKMHWEHLEREISSWITTFKHCATVHFSSERKLAEAVFVDFPSISALIFSNLFKLVFVDLLSFAEGVSMSKRSTEKLFKTLDMYETLRDMGPKMYELFPEECANELKKETTSTRCRVGEAAIFLFCDLENSIKSDTGKTPVPGGAVHPLSRYTMNYLKYTCEYKDTLEQVFREHSKIERHDSTSRPHNYEGGETTNQNNDGDEKQSPFSAQLLRVMDLLDSNLEAKSKLYKDVALSSIFMMNNGRYILQKIKGSAEIHELMGDTWCRKRSSELRQYHKNYQRETWSKLLQCLNHEGLNVNGKVVKPVLKERFKSFNALFEEIHKTQSTWIVSDEQLQSELRVSISAVVIPAYRSFLGRFSQYLDPGRQTEKYIKFQSEDIETYIDDLFDGNPGMSMARRKQ from the coding sequence ATGGGGAAAGAACTTCCAGTTCCAGAGAAAACTACTAGTTTTATCCGCAGAGAAGAACACCATCCCAACACCGGCGTCGATTCCGCCGATAATCCACAGCCACCGGAACCCATTCCCGAGGACGAGGACGGTCTTGAACCGTCCGATGACAAAAACGACGACGTCAAGGACAAGGAAGATCATGACCATCAGGAGGacgagaataaagagaaaaatgacGTCGGAGAAGATCATCAGGAAACCAAGAACGATGAcgaggagaaggaagagaataaGAACTCTAATGATGAAGAAACCGCTCCTGCTGATGCCGCAGATCAAGTTGttgttgatgaagaagaagatccTCTCATCACTCTCCACAAGGTCAACGAAGAAATCGACCGTTTCGTTTCTTCATCGTCTTCGTCGTCGTTCCACGATGGCCCAGACGACCCCGATGAAAATGCCGTAAAGACGGAGGTCGTTCCTGAATTCGTCGGCATGTTCTTAGATCTCGTCGAGGATAAAGCAGCGAAGCATGATTCAATCGAAGGGAGAGTCAAGTGGAATCAACTCCCCGAGAACGGTTCGCTGTTTTTGCAAACTGTGGATCGGTTATCCAAGCTGAACAAAACTCTCTGTCATATGAAATTGGAGGAAGAAACTCGGAGTTCTTTGATCAATCGCGTTGGAAGCATCCAACAGCGAGCCATGGCGTATCTGGAAGAGGAATTCAGATCGTTAATGGAGGAATCGAAGACAGATCATCACCACCATGATTCAGATCCGAGCGGCGGCGATAATAACAACAATTCGAAAGATCGGTGCCAATTATCGGCATCGGAATCGGAAACCACCGGAGGGGATGAGGAGGAGGATGATAATTTTCCCGGATACTCAAATGACGTCGTATTGAATCTGAATGGGATAGCGAAGGAGATGATTTCTGGAGGATACGAATCGGAGTGCTTGGAGGTTTACATGAACGCGAGGAGGATCGCATTCGAGGAAAGTTTGCACAGACTAGGATTCGAGAAACACAGCATAGACGACGTTCACAAAATGCATTGGGAACATTTGGAGAGAGAGATTTCATCGTGGATCACAACCTTCAAGCACTGCGCCACCGTCCATTTCTCATCCGAACGCAAGCTCGCCGAGGCGGTTTTCGTCGATTTTCCATCAATCTCGGCTCTCATCTTCAGCAATCTGTTTAAGTTAGTGTTCGTCGACCTACTCAGTTTCGCCGAAGGTGTTTCGATGTCGAAGCGATCCACAGAGAAGCTTTTCAAAACGCTCGACATGTACGAGACCTTGCGAGATATGGGCCCCAAAATGTACGAATTGTTTCCCGAAGAATGCGCGAACGAGCTCAAGAAAGAAACCACATCGACTCGTTGCCGAGTCGGCGAGGCGGCGATCTTCCTCTTCTGCGATCTGGAAAACTCGATCAAGTCCGACACCGGAAAAACTCCGGTTCCTGGTGGTGCGGTTCATCCACTGAGCCGGTATACCATGAATTACCTCAAATACACCTGCGAGTACAAAGACACATTGGAACAGGTCTTCAGAGAGCATTCGAAGATCGAACGCCACGATTCCACAAGCAGACCTCACAACTACGAAGGAGGAGAGACGACGAACCAGAACAACGATGGCGACGAAAAGCAATCACCGTTTTCGGCTCAATTGCTGAGGGTTATGGATTTGTTGGACAGCAATCTGGAGGCCAAATCGAAGCTGTACAAAGACGTGGCGTTGAGTTCGATATTCATGATGAACAACGGACGGTATATCCTACAGAAAATCAAAGGCTCAGCTGAGATCCACGAATTGATGGGCGACACGTGGTGCCGGAAGAGGTCATCGGAGCTGAGACAGTACCACAAGAACTATCAGAGAGAGACTTGGAGCAAACTGCTGCAGTGCCTGAACCATGAGGGATTGAACGTGAACGGGAAGGTGGTGAAGCCGGTACTCAAAGAGAGGTTCAAGAGCTTCAACGCGTTGTTTGAAGAGATCCACAAGACGCAGTCCACGTGGATTGTGAGCGACGAGCAGCTTCAGTCGGAGCTTCGGGTTTCGATATCGGCGGTGGTGATTCCGGCCTACAGGTCGTTCTTGGGGAGGTTTTCGCAGTACTTGGATCCAGGGAGACAAACAGAGAAGTATATCAAATTCCAATCTGAAGATATAGAGACTTATATTGATGACCTTTTTGATGGAAACCCAGGCATGTCCATGGCAAGAAGGAAACAATGA